The Microcoleus sp. bin38.metabat.b11b12b14.051 genomic sequence TGAACTAAAACCACCCCGTCCAATACTTCAGCAATTCCGTAAGCACCAATCCGCAGAGCTTCGTCTGTAAAACGGACTCCCCCCCTAACTCTACCTCGGTCAATCGGAGCTTTTAAATTATTTTGCTGCAACTGCCACAAATCTAACAGCGCATAATCTACCGCCACCACTTTTCCCGCTTCATCTTTCATCTGCATCACTTCTAAACGGATGAGATTCCGGCGACCCGAAAGGTGGGAAACTATATAACCGCTAGTCGAAACGCTAGCATCTTGAGGAATCAAACTAAAGACTTTTTTGACATTAGCTGCGTGTCCGAGTTGAGCGGGCAAAGATTGATAAACCCAAGGTTGGAACGAGTAAGGAGAAATAAAATACAAAGCTCGACCCGGATTAGAAGTGTATGTAAGTAGGAGTGACAAACCAATACACCCAATCCAGAAACGATGGAAGCGAGGTTGAAATTTATCTTGATGCTGCGACCACCACAGGATTGTACCGTAAAACAAGCCAGGAATTACAGCAAAGGTGTAGCGAGTGTTGATAGAAGTAGCAGCTTGATTAAAAACTTGCAGCAGCAGAACCATTAAAGGAAAAACAGTCATTAACCAGGCACTAGGAGTGATAACAGGTACAAAAGCTAGCGGCAACCAGTGACCTAAAAGATATAAAATGCGCCTGCTCGCATCTTTAAAAAACACTTCAACAATTATCTGAGGTTGGGTGAGAATTGCCCACAGCAATTCTAGAGTTGACGGATTCTCTGTCTTGACGAATTTTCTAAAATAGTTAGCGATGTACAGCCGGGAATTGTCAGCCGAAAACATCGGCATGATGGTATTAGTTACAAACACCACGTAGCTAAAGCTGAGAGCGCACAAAGCCAAGCCCGCCCGGGGATAGCGGCGGCTGACAATTAAATACGCTCCGATGCCAAATAAACTAATTCCAGCGTCTTCGCGAGTGCCTAATGTTAACAGCGCGAACAGCCAAAAAAGCGACCACCGCTGCTTCTCTAATGCTAAAAGCAAACTAAATATAAATAGAGGAATTTGGCAGTGTTCGTAAAAATTTCCTAGCGTCGGGCCTATAACACCGTTGGCTCCGTAATAGCTGGCTACTATCATTACTGACACCGGCACAGATAGATAATGTCTTGCTAAAAAGTACAGGACTATTCCCGCGGCTGCAATTAAAGCTACTTGCAAAACAATCAAGGTAATAGGAGATGGAAATAAGGCATAAATGGGCATCCATATCAAAAAATCTATGACGAAGTGTTGCCCTAAATGGATGTAAGATGGGTATGACAGTTGTCTGTCCATCAGCGATGCACTGGAGGCGGCAGAGGACATTGAACTTTGAAAAAAATTGCCGTGTACGCTATTCCAGAATACTTGGTTAAATAAGCCGTGGTCGTAGGTTGATAGCAAGCTTTCATAGCGGATTATGCTAAAAATTAAAACTACGATAAAAAATATGGTTGCTAGAATTGTAACTTGACGCAATCCTGTTTGACTGTTCCAGGAGTCCAGAGGTTTAAATTTCATGGTTTTTACTGCACCCGATATTTTTCTAAGGTTGACTGAAGTTGTGCTGGAATTCGGAAATAGTAATAAATTTTCCTTGGGTTTTCAGCTTTGTAAGGTATTTTTCTAGTTTGTCAACCATTTTGCTACCTGAATCTTTTTTGACGTAGCCGGGTAATTTAAACTGGGAAATATCTGTGAATTCCCACGGGTGAAAGTAGATGTTCAAATACGAGTCTGTTTCCAGGGTGATCTCGGCTGCTAATTGTATCATTGACAGTGGGAAGTTTTTAAAGCTCAACCAAAATAAGGGAAATCGGATTAGAGGAGTAACTGAAATGGGAAGGTTGAGCAATTTATTGGTATAATATGCAGTTCGGGGTTTAGATAGGTTGTTGTATCTGCCGGGGATGTAGGTGGGATTCATGGACGAGTTGTATTCATAGCCTGCTTTCTCTATTTCTATATCGTCAACTGGCTGAAGTCTTGCCATCCTAAATCCGGTGACTTGAGTATTGGTTATCTGTTCTAAGATTTCCTTAGATTTTTGTAAATCTTCAACGCAAAATTGAGAGTGGTAAAAGCCGTGGGAGGCGATTTCGTGGTGTTTTGAAAGTTCTCTGATGGTATCTCGGTGGTGGAGTGCAAAGTTGGCTGTGACAAAAAATGTAGCTGTAATCTCTAATCTATCGAGAAGTACCATAACATTTGACAATCCTCCGCTAGAAATTTCAAATTTAATTTCGTCTTCCAGGGGTTGACCGTATTCTTCTGGAATGTCAAATTCTTCTATGTCAAAGCTCAACAAGATTGATTTATTCATAATAGCCTGCGCGGTCGTTGGAGCGAATTTTAAACAAGCAGCTCAGCATTTGTAGGGAATCTTGCAGTATATTGACTTGAGAAAGTTTGTAAAGGTGTTGTTGGGAAATCTTGGCGGGAATTTCACCAATTGTATATCCTTTTTTTTGGGCTAAAAATAGCAATTCTGCATCAAATGAAAACCCGGCAAGTGTTTGTCTTTTAAATATTTCTTGGGCTGGTATTTTTTTAAAGCCTTTGAGTCCGGCTTGCATATCTCTATATTTTAGATTGAGGATGATTCGGGAAATAAAGTTAAATATTTTGCCTGCTATTTTTCTGAGTAAGGTAAGATTTCGGAAGTTTTCTCTGTCGAGATTTCTGCAACCAATCACGACATCAAATTTTTCTAATTTTTCTACTAAGGGATCGAGGTGTTCGAGGGAGTATGCTAAGTCGCCATCCATGAAGCAAATGCAGTCGGCGTCTACATCTTCGCATCCTTTTTTTACGGCATATCCTTTTCCTTGACGGTTGCTGTAAGAAATTAGTTTGATATGATGTGTGGGGAAAGCTTTAAGTTTATTTTGTATAATTTCTAGGGTATTGTCCGTTGAGCCGTCATTAACAATGATAAAATTGTAAGCATGACTTTTTTGAGAAAATTCTAAAATTCTGTCAAAGGTTTGCTCTATGCAATTTGCTTCGTTGTAAACAGGCAGAATTACTGCGATTTTCATCATGGTTATTGCATCAGGCTTTCGCTGAAATATGCTACCACCTTGGGCGCTAAATCACAAGTAAAAGACATCACTTATAAAAAATCCCGGCACAAAATAAGCACCGTCAACTTTGGGCCCGGGTGGCACGAAAAGTACGATCGCCCTAAATTGTATCATGGTAGACTTGCCGTAGCTCATCTTTAAGACGGATACGGGCGATCGACAATCTAGACGAACCCAGCACCAGGGCCCCAAAAACCCTCATACTACCGCCTGAACTATATACCTCATGAGGTTGTAATTGTCAATGGTAAATTATTTAATGAACAAATGGCCGGAGTATTTCAAACCTGATATGACGCCCCAAAAAAAACGGATTATTAAATTTTTATTAGCATTCCTCCTAACTTTCATCACGTATCAAGTAATCTTAGAAATCATCACAGTAGAAATTCCGATTTTCGGCTTTCACGATATAGTTGACCTTCGGAATCCCCAGGAAATACCCCCGCAGCGCCGAGACTTTCCCGGCGACTACAGTCAGCAAAATTTGGAACCTTTTTTAGAGGACTTAGTTAGCCATAACTATTGGTTTTTGTCAACCCAAGAGCTTTACGAGTATTTCATCGCCAATCCCAAAAAGCCGGTGCCGAGTGAATATCGCGATCGCAAAAAAGTTATGATTGCCTTTGACGATGGCAACAAAAGCATTTATACGCACTTACTGCCGATTTTAGAAAGACTCGAAAAAAAATACGGCAAAAAAACTAAAGTAGTTGTATTCGTCAACTCCGGCTTTTTAGGGCGTCAAGATTCACTCATAAAAAAAGTAACTTGTCAAGACTTAAGAGACGGAATGCAAAAAGGATATTATGATATTCAATCCCACGGACTGAATCACGAAAACCTCACAAAAATCTCTCCGACAGCATTAGACAGAGAACTATCTCAAGACCAAATTAGACTGAGGAAATGCACCCAAGATTTAGACCCAAATCAAATAGTCGCCTCACACATAGCCTACCCGTTTGGCGCTGTCAACAAACAAGTTGACAAATATGTTGCGAACTACTACAAATCCGGATACTTATACGACAGTCTCAAATTAAAACTGCGGTCTTTTCCACCCGACAAATACCGAATTTCCAGGTTAACAGTCAACAAAAAACACTCCGCAAAAAGACTCAGCAGCCTCGCTTCAGGAAGCTGGCTACGCAAATTGATAGGCAAATAAATTTGCTCGACTAATATATAGTTATTAAAAAAGAATCGGTGAGTGCATTGGAATACACAACATCAGAGTCACAAGATACCGTAAAAAACGAAAAGCTTTTGGCAATTCCTGCGGTTTCGCAACGCGCCGAGGCGCTGGATGCGCTGCGCGGACTAACAGTTTTAGCAATGGTTTTATCAGGTACAATAGCCCGCAAAACCTTACCAGCGTGGATGTATCACGCTCAATTACCACCACCAGACCACGTTTTTAATAACAAATTACCAGGATTAACCTGGGTAGATTTAGTTTTCCCCTTCTTTCTATTTGCAATGGGCGCCGCCATACCCCTAGCTTTGTCGCGCCGTATCGCCAAAGGATGGGATACAAAAAAAGTTATTTTCTCTATTTTCCAAAGAGGCTTTTTCTTAGCATCATTTGCGATATTTCTTCAACACATTCGCCCAACTACAATTAACCCCGACGAACCCAGCCCCCAAAAGTGGTGGCTGGCTTTGTGCGGATTTGTCATATTATTTTTGATGTATGTTCGCTGGCCCCAAAAGTGGTCGGCGTGGCTGCGTAAAGGGTTAACCCTTGCTGCTTGGAGTGCCGGGATTGGCTTCATATCTCACATCAAGTATCCCGACGGTAGGGGAATTTCTTTTAACCGCAGCGATATTATCTTGATGGTACTGGCAAATGTGGCCGTTTTCGGCTCGATAATTTGGCTATTTACTCGTTCAAATGTGTGGTTGCGAGTAGGATTTTTGGGCTTGCTGTTGGCGGCGCGGCTGTCTTCTCACGATGACGGTTGGATTAAGCTGGTTTGGCTGTACTCTCCTGCACCTTGGCTGTTTCAATTTGATTATTTAAAGTATTTGTTTGTGGTGATTCCAGGTACAATTGTTGGGGATTTACTGGGTAGGTGGATAGAGTATTCTGCGCCGGAAGAAGCGAGTTATGCTCGCTGGAAGAGTTGGCGCTATTTCAGCATTATGGTTTTGATGTTTGCTGTCAATTTAGTCTTGTTAATTGGACTGCAAGCTAGATTGCTGTGGCAAACTGGATTAGTGACCGTGGTGCTGTGTTTGTGCGGTTTGGTTTTGTTGAGCAAGCCTGGGAATGTCACGGAAAATGTTTTTAATCGCCTTTACAAATGGGGTTTTTATTGGCTGGTTTTGGGTTTGCTGTTCGAGCCTTATGAAGGTGGAATTAAGAAAGATTCAGCGACGATGAGTTACTTTTTCGTAACTACTGGAATGGCGATTTTGCTGTTGATTGGGTTAATGATAATTATCGATGTGTTTCAGAAAAAATGGTTTTTGCAGTTGTTTATTGATAACGGGGTGAACCCGATGATTGGCTATGCGGGATTTGCCAATATCATCTGGCCGATTCTAGTGTTAAATCAATGGGAACCCGTGATTATTGAAATGACTTCAACAGACCCCTTCATGGGGTTTTTGAGGGGTTTTGGATATACGGGAATTTTAGCTTTAATTGTGGTGGCGTTTACGAGGTTAAAACTATTTTTGAGGACGTGAGATAATTAAAGAGCGAGAGCATCTTCACGTTTGGTAAATATAATTCAATACGGTTTACTTAAGAAAGATCCCCCCTAACCCCCCTTAAAAAGGGGGGGACAAGAAAGCTCTCAAAGTCCCCCTTCTTAAGGGGAATTTAGGGGGATCTCCGGGGCATAAATAGCATTAAGTAAACCGTATTGAAATATAATTTCCTCATCGGCTTGCCGAAATTCAATATTAAACTTATCAAACACAACTTCTCGCCCTAGAAGCATGACATCTGCTGTATTATTTTGTATCCAAGCAGTAGGAACCATCAATTTATGTCCATCAATTGTCATTTCAATCTGTCGCAAAACATACTCAACGGTTCCCCCAATTGTTTAACCTATTGATATGTGTTCTCCATCGGCTAAGGCATATCCCAAATCTTGACCCGCTTTCAATGAAATTATACTAAAATCTGCACCTGAATCTACGACCATAGTAGTATTGATTGCTAAATCTTTATGCTTGAGATTTACTTGATATGTAGGCGACCACTCATGGGTGCTAACAGTGCGGAAATAAATCGGTAAAATCACAATAGAGGCTGTAAAACCAGGAACCAAGTAAATCGAAAAAATCTCTCCTGATGCTTCTGCTAAATCTAAAACTTCGCGCAAGTTTTCACTATGCGCGATTTTACCGTTAGCATTGTAAGCAATATATTGATGGGCGTACTGTTGCAAGTGCTGGCGGTTCCGGTTTAGCCATTTCAGCATTTCCCGGATTTCGCTCTTAGCCGGAGTTCTGTTCATAGATAATGCTATTATTTGCTGGAAAAGCCTAGGGATTTACCGCTTATGAAAGTGACTTCAAAATGCCGCTTTCTAACTGATAAATTGCTGCCATGATTCCGCTTTCAGGATTTGTGAGCAGGGACTTTTTGACATCTTTCAAGTATTCTACAATATGTTCCCGCAAAATCGGTCTTTCTACTGTGACTGTGTGATTGTAATCCCACAAGTCCCAGATGATAATGCCGATGCCGACAATCGGGTCGATTAAACCTACTCCCAACTGACTAGCAACTGTACCGCCTGTTTTTGTGGCTACTTTTGCGGCGGCTTTGCTGGCAACTTTTGCTGTAACTTTGCTGCCGACTTTGGTTGCTACTCCCAGTATTAAGGGTTTAGCAAGCAAGTAACCGCTGCCGCCAACTAATACTTTTAATGATAAATTTGAGATGTTTCCTTTGTCGCTAATTGTGCTGGCAATATCGTTCAGATATTTGTCCCATTGTACTTGGGGTATGTTATAATTGTTTTGAACTACTTTCACATTTTTGCTGACTTCGGCGATGTACAAGTTAGCAGTATCTTGAGTGATTAATTGAAATTTCAATTGAGCATTTTTGGGCAGCAACACGCGGTTAGCAAATTCTCTTTGGAAGTCTTCGGTTAATTTTTCGGAAACAGCCCGAGATGCTGCTGTCATGTCAAATCGGTTGAATACGGCTGATTTGACAAAATTGAAAGGTACTGTAAACTCCATTTTTTTTTGATTGAAGTAATCGAAGTACCAATCGAGGAAGCTGTTGTCTACTCGTGCGATTACTTCAGTTTCCCATTTGTCCAATTCTTTTGATGCGAAAGTCTCGGCTGTTGTATGGGCTGTTTGGATGGCGTTTTTAATGTCTTGGTTGACTTTGCTAAAATCGTGGGGCGGCGCGACTACAACTGTTGTGGTTGGGGTATTTGTGAGGGATTTGGAGATGAGAAAGTTGCCTAGTAGGGGAATGATGACTACTAGAATGACAACTGTCCAAATCATCGGTGTGACGGTTTTGATAAACTGAGTGATGACTTTGAGGCGTTCGGTTTTCTCTGAATAGCTGATTTTTTCGTTGTCTCGACTCATGGCGGTTCCTCAATTGATGAGAACTGATGGCTAGTTTTGATTATAGGCGGCGTTTCCTGAGTTGTGTTACGGGGGTGTAGCCTGGGATTCTGGAAGGGTTGGGGCAAAAGTGCGATCGAGCATGATTGAGATGCTCTTAACCAGCACTGGAAGGGTGAAGCCCAAAAAACAGTAATCAAGCATCAAGATAGCTTATTAATAAATTACAAATCTCTTCTGTTAATGGTATTTTTGTTTCTATTTCTAGCCAAAGGTATTGACCAAAA encodes the following:
- a CDS encoding DUF2079 domain-containing protein: MKFKPLDSWNSQTGLRQVTILATIFFIVVLIFSIIRYESLLSTYDHGLFNQVFWNSVHGNFFQSSMSSAASSASLMDRQLSYPSYIHLGQHFVIDFLIWMPIYALFPSPITLIVLQVALIAAAGIVLYFLARHYLSVPVSVMIVASYYGANGVIGPTLGNFYEHCQIPLFIFSLLLALEKQRWSLFWLFALLTLGTREDAGISLFGIGAYLIVSRRYPRAGLALCALSFSYVVFVTNTIMPMFSADNSRLYIANYFRKFVKTENPSTLELLWAILTQPQIIVEVFFKDASRRILYLLGHWLPLAFVPVITPSAWLMTVFPLMVLLLQVFNQAATSINTRYTFAVIPGLFYGTILWWSQHQDKFQPRFHRFWIGCIGLSLLLTYTSNPGRALYFISPYSFQPWVYQSLPAQLGHAANVKKVFSLIPQDASVSTSGYIVSHLSGRRNLIRLEVMQMKDEAGKVVAVDYALLDLWQLQQNNLKAPIDRGRVRGGVRFTDEALRIGAYGIAEVLDGVVLVQKGITSKPEVLAAWSKLRQEIAPLMK
- a CDS encoding polysaccharide deacetylase family protein; its protein translation is MNKSILLSFDIEEFDIPEEYGQPLEDEIKFEISSGGLSNVMVLLDRLEITATFFVTANFALHHRDTIRELSKHHEIASHGFYHSQFCVEDLQKSKEILEQITNTQVTGFRMARLQPVDDIEIEKAGYEYNSSMNPTYIPGRYNNLSKPRTAYYTNKLLNLPISVTPLIRFPLFWLSFKNFPLSMIQLAAEITLETDSYLNIYFHPWEFTDISQFKLPGYVKKDSGSKMVDKLEKYLTKLKTQGKFITISEFQHNFSQP
- a CDS encoding glycosyltransferase, giving the protein MMKIAVILPVYNEANCIEQTFDRILEFSQKSHAYNFIIVNDGSTDNTLEIIQNKLKAFPTHHIKLISYSNRQGKGYAVKKGCEDVDADCICFMDGDLAYSLEHLDPLVEKLEKFDVVIGCRNLDRENFRNLTLLRKIAGKIFNFISRIILNLKYRDMQAGLKGFKKIPAQEIFKRQTLAGFSFDAELLFLAQKKGYTIGEIPAKISQQHLYKLSQVNILQDSLQMLSCLFKIRSNDRAGYYE
- a CDS encoding polysaccharide deacetylase family protein codes for the protein MNKWPEYFKPDMTPQKKRIIKFLLAFLLTFITYQVILEIITVEIPIFGFHDIVDLRNPQEIPPQRRDFPGDYSQQNLEPFLEDLVSHNYWFLSTQELYEYFIANPKKPVPSEYRDRKKVMIAFDDGNKSIYTHLLPILERLEKKYGKKTKVVVFVNSGFLGRQDSLIKKVTCQDLRDGMQKGYYDIQSHGLNHENLTKISPTALDRELSQDQIRLRKCTQDLDPNQIVASHIAYPFGAVNKQVDKYVANYYKSGYLYDSLKLKLRSFPPDKYRISRLTVNKKHSAKRLSSLASGSWLRKLIGK
- a CDS encoding DUF5009 domain-containing protein, whose product is MSALEYTTSESQDTVKNEKLLAIPAVSQRAEALDALRGLTVLAMVLSGTIARKTLPAWMYHAQLPPPDHVFNNKLPGLTWVDLVFPFFLFAMGAAIPLALSRRIAKGWDTKKVIFSIFQRGFFLASFAIFLQHIRPTTINPDEPSPQKWWLALCGFVILFLMYVRWPQKWSAWLRKGLTLAAWSAGIGFISHIKYPDGRGISFNRSDIILMVLANVAVFGSIIWLFTRSNVWLRVGFLGLLLAARLSSHDDGWIKLVWLYSPAPWLFQFDYLKYLFVVIPGTIVGDLLGRWIEYSAPEEASYARWKSWRYFSIMVLMFAVNLVLLIGLQARLLWQTGLVTVVLCLCGLVLLSKPGNVTENVFNRLYKWGFYWLVLGLLFEPYEGGIKKDSATMSYFFVTTGMAILLLIGLMIIIDVFQKKWFLQLFIDNGVNPMIGYAGFANIIWPILVLNQWEPVIIEMTSTDPFMGFLRGFGYTGILALIVVAFTRLKLFLRT
- a CDS encoding DUF5678 domain-containing protein; this encodes MNRTPAKSEIREMLKWLNRNRQHLQQYAHQYIAYNANGKIAHSENLREVLDLAEASGEIFSIYLVPGFTASIVILPIYFRTVSTHEWSPTYQVNLKHKDLAINTTMVVDSGADFSIISLKAGQDLGYALADGEHISIG